One Roseimicrobium gellanilyticum DNA window includes the following coding sequences:
- the nusB gene encoding transcription antitermination factor NusB: MAKPPGKRREGRQAAMQYLFAHDLHGEVSDTERNAFWDLHMAKNDVREYAERLIKGILAFREEIDTRIAGVLQNFSFERLGTVDRNILRLAVYELLHEQDVPRPVVINEAIEIAKAFGDTQTRVFVNGVLDRIAKTLPPVTTAG; encoded by the coding sequence ATGGCAAAACCTCCAGGAAAACGCCGGGAAGGCCGCCAGGCCGCAATGCAGTACCTCTTCGCCCATGACTTGCATGGTGAGGTGAGCGACACGGAGCGCAATGCGTTCTGGGATCTCCACATGGCGAAGAATGATGTGCGCGAGTATGCCGAGCGCCTCATCAAAGGCATTTTGGCCTTCCGTGAAGAGATCGATACCCGCATCGCGGGCGTGTTGCAAAACTTCAGCTTTGAGCGCCTCGGTACGGTTGATCGCAATATCCTCCGCTTGGCTGTCTATGAATTGCTGCACGAGCAGGACGTGCCCCGTCCCGTGGTGATCAATGAGGCCATCGAAATCGCCAAGGCCTTTGGTGATACCCAGACACGTGTCTTCGTGAACGGCGTGCTGGATCGCATCGCCAAGACGCTGCCTCCTGTCACCACTGCAGGCTAA
- a CDS encoding GNAT family N-acetyltransferase: MPDGLTYHELQGPALEPWLDQLGQLRIAVFREYPYLYDGSLEYERDYLRTYSGAPDSLVVLVTNTSGEVVGATTCIPLKNEGPEFQEPFLKHGFHVDEVCYFGESILLPELRGQGVGKEFFRRREAHAARLGSRWTSFCAVDRDPADPRRPEGYRPLDSFWQAQGYAKRPGMQATFVWKEIGEEAESPKTLTFWLKKWTR; encoded by the coding sequence ATGCCAGATGGATTGACCTATCATGAACTTCAGGGACCTGCGCTAGAACCGTGGCTGGATCAGCTCGGACAGCTGCGCATTGCCGTGTTCCGCGAGTATCCGTATCTCTATGATGGTTCGCTGGAATACGAACGCGATTATTTGCGCACATACTCCGGGGCGCCGGACAGCCTTGTGGTGTTGGTGACCAATACCAGCGGTGAAGTCGTGGGTGCCACCACCTGCATCCCCCTGAAAAACGAGGGGCCTGAATTCCAGGAGCCCTTTCTCAAACACGGCTTCCATGTTGATGAAGTCTGCTACTTCGGGGAATCCATTTTGCTGCCGGAGTTGCGTGGCCAGGGGGTGGGGAAGGAATTCTTCCGCCGGCGCGAAGCTCACGCTGCCCGGCTCGGCTCGCGATGGACCAGCTTCTGTGCCGTGGATCGCGATCCTGCGGATCCCCGCCGACCCGAGGGCTATCGTCCGCTGGATTCCTTCTGGCAGGCCCAAGGCTACGCGAAGCGACCCGGCATGCAGGCGACCTTCGTATGGAAAGAGATCGGCGAAGAGGCTGAATCTCCCAAGACACTTACTTTCTGGCTCAAGAAATGGACACGCTGA
- a CDS encoding sulfatase family protein, with product MRALSFLTLVFTTCLSLNTSLRAEAPPNVVLIISDDHHWGDYSFMGHPEVKTPHLDKLASQSLLFTRGYVPSSLCCPSLATIISGQYPHQNYITSNDPPGSSAGKLKQNDPAFLEGREKFNKHMDQLNTLPRVLGKQGYVSFQTGKWWQGDFTRGGFTHGMTKGSRHGDDGLKIGRETMQPMYDFMKMAQGEKKPFFLWYAPFLPHTPHNPPDRLLAKYKDKTPSLTVAKYWAMVEWLDETCGDLMKYLDDNGLAENTIVVYVTDNGWIQDPEKPKYAPRSKQSQYDGGLRTPIMVRWPGKVKPGKTEALASSIDIAPTVLRAIGSEPPKEMTGLNLLDTAAVDARKTIYGEIFTHDSQNIDVPGASLRWRWMIDGDFKIIVPDSKNEPDAKVELYKITSDINEQRDLSLTQTERVKELTAKLDAWWKP from the coding sequence ATGCGTGCTCTTTCATTCCTCACCCTCGTCTTCACGACCTGCCTGAGTCTAAACACCTCTCTTCGTGCGGAGGCCCCGCCGAACGTGGTCCTGATCATTTCGGATGACCACCATTGGGGCGACTACAGCTTCATGGGGCATCCGGAGGTGAAAACTCCGCATCTCGACAAGCTTGCCTCACAGAGCCTGCTGTTCACCCGCGGCTACGTACCTTCCAGCCTTTGCTGCCCCTCCCTGGCCACCATCATCTCCGGGCAGTACCCGCATCAGAATTACATCACCAGCAACGATCCTCCCGGTTCCTCGGCTGGCAAACTGAAGCAAAACGATCCAGCCTTCCTGGAGGGACGCGAGAAGTTCAACAAGCACATGGACCAGCTCAACACCCTGCCACGGGTGCTGGGTAAGCAGGGTTACGTCAGCTTCCAGACAGGGAAGTGGTGGCAGGGCGACTTCACGCGCGGCGGCTTCACTCACGGCATGACCAAGGGCAGCCGCCATGGAGACGATGGGCTGAAGATCGGTCGCGAGACCATGCAGCCCATGTATGACTTCATGAAGATGGCGCAGGGGGAGAAGAAGCCCTTCTTCCTCTGGTATGCCCCCTTCCTCCCGCACACACCGCACAACCCACCGGACCGTCTCCTCGCGAAGTACAAGGACAAGACGCCATCCCTCACCGTGGCGAAATACTGGGCCATGGTCGAGTGGCTCGATGAAACCTGCGGCGACCTGATGAAGTACCTCGATGACAACGGTCTCGCGGAGAACACCATCGTGGTCTACGTGACTGACAACGGCTGGATCCAGGATCCCGAAAAGCCGAAGTATGCACCACGCTCCAAGCAGAGCCAGTACGATGGCGGCTTGCGCACGCCTATCATGGTGCGCTGGCCGGGTAAGGTGAAGCCAGGCAAGACAGAGGCTCTTGCCAGCAGCATTGATATTGCGCCAACGGTGCTCCGGGCCATCGGCAGCGAGCCTCCCAAGGAAATGACCGGCCTCAACCTGCTGGATACTGCTGCCGTAGACGCACGCAAAACCATCTACGGAGAGATCTTCACCCACGACTCACAGAACATCGATGTCCCGGGTGCGAGTCTCCGCTGGCGCTGGATGATCGACGGAGATTTCAAGATCATCGTCCCTGATTCGAAGAACGAGCCAGATGCCAAAGTGGAGCTCTACAAGATTACGTCGGACATCAACGAGCAGAGGGATCTCTCACTGACACAAACGGAGCGAGTGAAAGAGCTCACAGCAAAGCTGGATGCGTGGTGGAAGCCGTAG
- a CDS encoding nitrilase-related carbon-nitrogen hydrolase, protein MDTLNIDLWTCDVGVAASSPQAFADLLKERVLESWNKGADVAVLPEYSWMGLERFVTGEDKLGGVADLFWGDIWPELKTQVARKDRAVVMGTVPFKTSAGTLRNRAPILCGEKELHQDKLCLTPWERVFEGGEALYVWTLHGVKFAVVICLDIEVPEISVALRGRGVDCVLVPSATESILGVERVGRCASGRAVELCAFVGVSQLVGKAESELVDENVGKLAWHAPSQSAFKHASRETMSPALLEEGFHRLRGALQVKSLRRARKMVVETNPAHLTPGAILVQDDG, encoded by the coding sequence ATGGACACGCTGAACATTGACCTCTGGACCTGTGACGTGGGCGTTGCGGCATCCTCACCCCAGGCTTTTGCGGACTTGCTGAAGGAGCGGGTGCTGGAGAGCTGGAACAAAGGAGCTGATGTCGCAGTGCTGCCGGAGTATTCCTGGATGGGCTTGGAACGCTTTGTCACCGGTGAAGACAAACTCGGCGGTGTGGCGGATCTCTTCTGGGGTGATATCTGGCCGGAACTCAAAACGCAAGTCGCGCGCAAAGACAGGGCGGTGGTGATGGGCACGGTCCCATTTAAGACATCGGCTGGGACTCTGCGAAATCGTGCGCCCATTCTCTGTGGTGAGAAGGAACTGCATCAAGACAAGCTCTGCCTGACTCCGTGGGAGAGAGTTTTTGAAGGGGGCGAGGCGCTCTACGTCTGGACGCTTCACGGGGTGAAGTTTGCCGTGGTCATCTGCCTGGACATCGAGGTGCCGGAGATCTCGGTCGCCCTGAGGGGCAGGGGAGTGGACTGCGTGCTGGTGCCCAGCGCCACGGAGAGCATTCTTGGTGTCGAGCGGGTGGGACGCTGCGCCTCGGGGCGTGCCGTGGAGCTATGCGCCTTCGTAGGTGTATCACAACTGGTGGGCAAGGCCGAGTCTGAACTGGTCGATGAAAACGTGGGCAAGCTGGCCTGGCATGCACCGTCCCAATCTGCCTTCAAGCACGCATCACGGGAGACGATGAGTCCGGCTTTGCTGGAAGAGGGCTTTCACCGTCTGCGCGGTGCGCTTCAGGTGAAATCCTTGCGTCGGGCTCGAAAGATGGTGGTGGAAACCAATCCTGCACACTTGACGCCGGGAGCAATTCTCGTGCAGGATGACGGCTGA
- a CDS encoding Lrp/AsnC family transcriptional regulator, translating into MTATENSTLVPTEHTDPINAEILAVSEDQIKGFHKHPFQFVAEKSGLPLETVLERVRAMLGAGVIRRVRQTLLANKLADGGLVAWKMPSVDKLDAAFDFMFKEDPFSGHVVLRSTDREVSGSDFKLWTTVKVPQGKEISEHCDALKRLVGAEEYIIMQPKGIFALGVGHVRRKTMEIGSKADEPAEMITPDIVDLTQEEWDVLIAMKRDFKPEEIVPEIWAARAKEAGVSLDRFCEVARGFETKGILGRFSTFLEHVKPSQTGVRVTRFNALFHWRVEEGMQARAGSEVGRHDIMTHAYWREGGPRFANANIMGVVHGTDKQRVLEHKAAIDRHLESIGIPVLYTNVFWGGRSEIKPSEISPKVYAEWHAKWAGKANVI; encoded by the coding sequence ATGACTGCCACCGAGAACTCCACCCTTGTGCCGACGGAACACACGGATCCGATTAACGCTGAGATCCTGGCTGTGTCGGAGGACCAGATCAAAGGCTTCCACAAGCATCCTTTCCAGTTCGTGGCGGAGAAGAGCGGTCTCCCCCTTGAGACGGTGTTGGAACGTGTACGTGCGATGCTGGGTGCTGGCGTCATTCGCCGCGTGCGACAGACGCTGCTTGCAAACAAACTCGCGGATGGCGGCCTTGTGGCGTGGAAGATGCCTTCGGTCGACAAGCTCGATGCAGCCTTCGACTTCATGTTCAAGGAAGACCCCTTCAGTGGTCACGTGGTGCTGCGCTCCACGGATCGTGAAGTGAGTGGCTCCGACTTCAAACTCTGGACTACTGTAAAGGTGCCGCAGGGCAAGGAGATCTCTGAGCATTGTGATGCGCTGAAGCGCCTCGTGGGTGCGGAGGAATACATCATCATGCAGCCCAAGGGCATCTTCGCCCTCGGCGTGGGCCATGTCCGCCGCAAGACCATGGAGATTGGTTCCAAGGCGGATGAACCTGCCGAGATGATCACTCCGGACATCGTGGACCTGACCCAGGAAGAGTGGGACGTGCTCATTGCGATGAAGCGCGACTTCAAACCGGAGGAGATCGTTCCCGAAATCTGGGCCGCTCGTGCGAAGGAGGCCGGCGTGTCTCTCGACCGCTTCTGTGAAGTGGCGCGCGGCTTTGAGACGAAGGGCATCCTCGGCCGCTTCTCGACCTTCCTTGAGCACGTGAAGCCCTCGCAAACGGGCGTGCGCGTGACTCGCTTCAACGCACTCTTCCACTGGCGTGTGGAGGAGGGCATGCAGGCCAGGGCCGGCAGCGAAGTCGGGCGTCATGACATCATGACTCACGCCTACTGGCGCGAAGGTGGTCCCCGCTTCGCCAACGCCAACATCATGGGCGTGGTGCACGGCACCGATAAGCAGCGTGTGCTGGAGCACAAGGCGGCGATTGACCGTCACCTGGAGAGCATCGGCATCCCCGTGCTTTACACGAACGTCTTCTGGGGCGGCCGCAGCGAGATCAAGCCCAGCGAAATCTCACCCAAGGTCTATGCCGAATGGCACGCGAAGTGGGCCGGGAAGGCGAATGTGATTTGA
- the ftsY gene encoding signal recognition particle-docking protein FtsY translates to MAGFFTKLVQRFTKAEIDWDDLEAQLIAGDLGVKLSMQIVEDLQAQARKLHDVDIVEVTKKHIRALLPAYTTPLPPLISGKPKVVLVVGVNGTGKTTSTAKLANFLKKRGNSLVLAAADTFRAAAVEQLEVWSKRVDVPLVKGPPNADPAAVCFDAYTSAAARSAQFLICDTAGRLHTRHNLMEELRKVQRIVGKKDPTAPHEVLLVVDATTGGNALQQAREFHKAVPLTGIIATKLDGSGKGGVVVAIQQELGIPTRFVGTGEQVDDFAPFNADTYLDQML, encoded by the coding sequence ATGGCCGGCTTTTTCACCAAACTCGTTCAGCGCTTTACCAAGGCAGAGATTGACTGGGATGATCTCGAAGCGCAACTCATCGCGGGTGATTTGGGGGTGAAGCTCTCGATGCAGATCGTGGAAGACCTGCAGGCCCAGGCGCGGAAACTGCATGATGTGGACATCGTCGAAGTGACGAAGAAGCACATCCGCGCGCTCCTTCCAGCGTACACCACCCCACTGCCCCCGCTCATCTCCGGCAAACCGAAGGTCGTGCTCGTGGTCGGTGTGAATGGCACCGGCAAGACGACCTCTACGGCGAAGCTTGCCAATTTTCTGAAGAAGCGCGGCAACAGCCTTGTGCTCGCTGCGGCCGATACCTTTCGTGCTGCCGCCGTGGAGCAGCTCGAAGTCTGGTCGAAGCGTGTGGACGTCCCCCTCGTAAAAGGACCACCCAATGCAGACCCTGCTGCCGTCTGCTTCGACGCGTACACCTCGGCCGCTGCGAGGAGCGCGCAGTTCCTCATTTGCGACACCGCGGGCCGCCTGCACACACGCCACAACCTCATGGAAGAGCTGCGCAAGGTGCAACGCATCGTGGGCAAGAAGGACCCCACCGCACCTCACGAAGTGCTGCTGGTGGTGGATGCCACCACGGGTGGCAACGCCTTGCAACAAGCACGGGAGTTTCACAAGGCTGTCCCTCTGACCGGCATCATCGCCACCAAGCTGGATGGCAGTGGCAAGGGTGGGGTGGTGGTGGCCATCCAGCAGGAACTGGGGATCCCCACGCGCTTTGTAGGTACCGGCGAGCAGGTAGACGACTTCGCGCCGTTCAATGCGGACACCTACCTTGATCAAATGCTCTAG
- the ribH gene encoding 6,7-dimethyl-8-ribityllumazine synthase, giving the protein MSEAAPPRPRSSSSRANIAIVASLYNEPYVNAMLDAVRSEIQELMPEAQVVTYRVPGAFEIPVCAEFVLRNTGADALVALGVIIRGETEHGDLVGASVTDALMRMAVAHVTPVVHEVLLVDSEEQAEERTMGERINRGTEAARVAVNMVQLFEKLRVTFPFPQTPA; this is encoded by the coding sequence ATGTCCGAAGCCGCACCCCCACGCCCGCGCAGTTCCTCCTCGCGCGCGAACATTGCCATCGTAGCCAGCCTGTACAACGAGCCCTACGTGAACGCGATGCTGGACGCGGTGCGGTCCGAGATTCAAGAACTGATGCCCGAGGCCCAGGTGGTGACCTACCGCGTGCCCGGCGCCTTCGAGATTCCCGTCTGCGCGGAGTTCGTGCTGCGCAACACGGGGGCCGATGCGCTGGTAGCCCTCGGCGTCATCATCCGCGGTGAGACAGAGCACGGCGACCTCGTTGGAGCATCTGTGACGGATGCGCTCATGCGCATGGCGGTGGCCCATGTCACGCCTGTGGTGCATGAGGTGCTGCTCGTGGACAGTGAGGAACAGGCAGAGGAGCGCACGATGGGTGAGCGCATCAATCGTGGCACTGAAGCGGCTCGCGTTGCCGTGAACATGGTGCAGCTCTTTGAGAAGCTGCGCGTCACCTTTCCCTTTCCCCAAACTCCGGCGTAA
- a CDS encoding LysR family transcriptional regulator, whose protein sequence is MTEPMEWLNYHHLRYFWSVAREGSMRVAAEKLGVSQPSISAQIHLLEESLGAELFRKKGRSLILTDTGRVVYNYAEEIFALGRDLLGAVRHGPVSRLAPFHVGLTDTLPKLAAAEILRPVFKLSQPVRAVCHEDDIEDLLPLLATHRLDIILADEPAPSSAKFKTFNHSLGTCGVTLCAPPKVAARLRQEFPKSLDRAPALLPAEHSPLRRILDPWFDEHQVRPEVIAEFDDPALMQVFALDTPGFFPLHAVAVEEAVKRYGFRAIATLEGVRSEFFAITAERKLKHPATVAVTQNAQERLLG, encoded by the coding sequence GTGACCGAACCCATGGAATGGCTGAACTATCATCACCTGCGCTACTTCTGGAGCGTGGCCCGGGAGGGGAGCATGCGGGTGGCTGCGGAGAAGCTTGGCGTGTCCCAGCCCTCCATCAGTGCGCAGATCCATCTGCTGGAGGAATCGTTGGGCGCAGAACTCTTTCGGAAGAAGGGGCGTTCCCTCATTCTTACGGACACCGGGCGGGTGGTGTACAACTACGCTGAGGAGATCTTTGCCCTTGGTCGCGATCTATTGGGAGCCGTAAGGCACGGGCCAGTCAGCCGATTGGCTCCATTTCACGTGGGGCTCACGGACACGCTTCCCAAACTGGCCGCCGCGGAGATCCTGCGGCCGGTTTTCAAGCTGTCGCAGCCCGTTCGCGCGGTGTGTCATGAGGATGACATCGAGGATCTGCTGCCGTTGCTGGCCACGCACCGGCTGGACATCATCCTGGCGGATGAGCCCGCGCCGAGCAGCGCGAAATTCAAAACCTTCAATCATTCCCTGGGCACCTGCGGAGTGACTTTGTGCGCGCCACCGAAGGTCGCTGCGAGACTGCGTCAGGAGTTTCCGAAGTCTCTGGATCGCGCACCTGCGCTTCTGCCTGCGGAACACTCGCCTCTGCGTCGCATCCTGGATCCGTGGTTCGACGAGCATCAGGTACGCCCGGAGGTGATCGCCGAGTTCGACGATCCGGCACTCATGCAGGTGTTCGCGCTGGATACGCCGGGATTTTTTCCACTGCATGCGGTCGCCGTAGAAGAGGCCGTGAAGCGCTATGGTTTCCGTGCCATAGCCACGCTGGAAGGCGTGCGCAGTGAGTTTTTCGCAATAACCGCGGAGCGGAAGCTCAAACATCCGGCCACGGTGGCCGTGACCCAAAATGCGCAGGAACGTCTGCTTGGTTGA
- the hpf gene encoding ribosome hibernation-promoting factor, HPF/YfiA family — MQLHLSPRNLRLTAAIHQYAAEKILHLEDLAEEIMAAHVVLINDEAARAQKKFTVKAHLAVPGPDIHAQESGEDLYAALDKVAARLARQLRKRHTALIDKKRQKKQRAKEATKRRGA; from the coding sequence ATGCAACTCCATCTCAGTCCCCGCAACCTCCGCCTCACCGCCGCCATCCACCAGTACGCCGCAGAAAAGATTCTGCATCTGGAAGACCTTGCCGAAGAAATCATGGCCGCACACGTGGTGCTCATCAATGACGAGGCAGCTCGTGCGCAGAAGAAATTCACGGTGAAGGCTCACCTTGCCGTACCCGGACCCGACATTCACGCCCAGGAATCCGGCGAGGATCTCTATGCCGCACTGGACAAGGTGGCGGCACGCCTGGCACGCCAGCTCCGCAAGCGCCACACCGCGCTGATCGACAAGAAGCGCCAGAAGAAGCAGCGCGCCAAAGAGGCGACAAAGCGTCGCGGCGCGTAA
- a CDS encoding zinc metallopeptidase, which translates to MIWLLFFGTLALSLWASWRVKSVYRKHLQTPVANGMTGAQAAALILERAGIHDVQIYEHQEMLGDHYDPMHKRLVLSTDNYHGRSASAVGVAAHEAGHAIQHKVAYAPLHWRMAAVGATTFASQIVMWLPLLGMFTNIIAPYTGLMIMAVAWGVIMLFNLVTLPVEFDATRRAKLVLNDLGIVRSQEEASAVSSVLRAAAWTYVAAFITSLAYLLWHLLPLILGGRSSSNE; encoded by the coding sequence ATGATTTGGCTTCTCTTCTTCGGCACCCTGGCCCTGTCCCTATGGGCGTCCTGGCGTGTCAAAAGCGTGTATCGCAAGCACCTGCAGACCCCGGTGGCCAATGGCATGACGGGCGCCCAGGCTGCCGCGCTCATTCTGGAGCGTGCAGGCATTCATGATGTGCAGATCTATGAACATCAGGAAATGCTCGGCGACCACTACGATCCCATGCACAAGCGTCTTGTGCTGAGCACGGACAACTACCATGGCCGCTCAGCCTCCGCCGTGGGTGTGGCTGCGCACGAAGCCGGCCACGCCATCCAGCACAAGGTGGCCTATGCTCCCCTGCACTGGCGAATGGCCGCCGTGGGTGCAACCACATTCGCCAGCCAGATTGTGATGTGGCTGCCGCTGCTGGGCATGTTCACCAACATCATCGCCCCCTACACCGGTCTCATGATCATGGCCGTGGCCTGGGGCGTGATCATGCTCTTCAACCTGGTGACCCTCCCGGTGGAATTCGACGCCACCCGCCGTGCGAAACTCGTGCTGAATGACCTTGGCATCGTGCGCTCGCAGGAGGAGGCCAGCGCTGTGAGCAGCGTGCTCAGAGCCGCGGCCTGGACCTACGTTGCCGCCTTCATCACGTCGCTCGCCTACCTGCTCTGGCACCTGCTGCCGCTGATCCTCGGCGGACGCAGCAGCAGCAACGAATAA
- a CDS encoding acyl-CoA thioesterase produces MENRRLVLPEHLNHYGFLFGGHLLQWVDEIAWIAASHEHPGCRLVTVAMDEVIFRKSVHSGTVLRFDATKSRTGTTSVSYLVQVYAESLQTGTAELVFSTTVTQVRVDESGRKVAL; encoded by the coding sequence ATGGAAAACCGTCGCCTCGTACTGCCGGAGCATCTCAATCACTACGGCTTTCTGTTCGGTGGACATCTCCTGCAGTGGGTGGATGAGATTGCCTGGATCGCCGCCAGCCACGAGCACCCCGGTTGCCGCCTCGTGACCGTGGCGATGGATGAGGTCATCTTCCGCAAGAGCGTGCACAGCGGCACCGTGCTGCGATTCGATGCCACCAAGTCACGCACGGGCACCACTTCCGTGAGCTATCTCGTGCAGGTGTACGCGGAGTCGCTGCAAACCGGCACGGCGGAGCTGGTCTTCAGCACTACCGTGACGCAGGTGCGAGTGGATGAGAGTGGTAGAAAAGTCGCGCTCTAG
- a CDS encoding bifunctional 3,4-dihydroxy-2-butanone-4-phosphate synthase/GTP cyclohydrolase II: protein MSDTPAFSPFSPVEAILADIRIGKMVIVTDDADRENEGDLVCAAHGATAEAVNFMAKFGRGLICAPVSEEYAQRLGLTSMVQKNRDAFSTNFTVSVDAAVGVTTGISAPDRAKTISVLANPASKEGDLVQPGHVFPLIAKNGGVLRRAGHTEAAVDLAHMAGLEPAGVICEIMNDDGTMARLPELVKFAKEHDLKICTIESLIRYRQEREKLIEREQVIKMPTDYGTFDLHLYRSKLDGENHLALVKGQIDDGEPVLVRVHSECLTGDVFGSRRCDCGGQLHAALERIEKEGRGVLLYMRQEGRGIGLAAKIHAYKLQEEGLDTVEANLKLGFAMDLRDYGLGAQILFDLGVRNIRLMTNNPRKVVGLEGHKLHIVEQCPIRLEPNEHNAKYLETKRTKMGHDL, encoded by the coding sequence ATGTCAGACACCCCCGCATTCTCTCCCTTCTCCCCGGTCGAAGCCATCCTGGCAGATATCCGGATTGGCAAAATGGTCATCGTCACGGATGACGCAGACCGTGAAAATGAAGGGGACTTGGTCTGTGCTGCCCATGGTGCCACGGCAGAGGCAGTGAATTTCATGGCGAAGTTTGGCCGGGGGCTCATCTGCGCTCCCGTGTCGGAAGAGTACGCTCAGCGCCTTGGCCTTACTTCCATGGTGCAGAAGAACCGGGATGCCTTTTCCACGAATTTTACGGTGAGCGTGGACGCGGCGGTGGGCGTCACTACAGGCATCAGCGCACCAGACCGGGCGAAGACCATCTCTGTCCTCGCCAATCCCGCCAGCAAGGAAGGCGACCTCGTGCAACCGGGACATGTGTTCCCGCTCATTGCCAAGAATGGTGGCGTCTTGCGTCGTGCCGGCCATACCGAGGCCGCCGTCGATCTTGCTCACATGGCGGGTCTGGAGCCTGCGGGCGTGATCTGCGAGATCATGAACGACGACGGCACCATGGCCCGGTTGCCGGAGTTGGTGAAATTTGCCAAGGAGCATGACCTCAAGATCTGCACCATTGAGAGCCTGATTCGCTACCGTCAGGAGCGTGAGAAACTCATTGAGCGTGAGCAGGTCATCAAGATGCCCACGGACTACGGCACCTTCGACCTGCACCTGTACCGCAGCAAGCTGGATGGCGAGAACCATCTCGCCCTCGTGAAGGGGCAAATCGATGACGGTGAGCCCGTGCTGGTACGTGTTCACAGTGAGTGCCTTACGGGCGACGTGTTTGGCTCCCGCCGTTGCGATTGCGGTGGGCAGCTTCACGCCGCCTTGGAGCGCATTGAGAAGGAGGGCAGGGGAGTCCTGCTCTACATGCGCCAGGAAGGCCGCGGCATCGGCCTCGCCGCCAAGATTCACGCCTACAAGCTTCAGGAAGAAGGGCTGGACACCGTGGAAGCCAACCTGAAGCTCGGCTTCGCCATGGACCTGCGCGACTATGGTCTGGGTGCCCAGATTCTCTTCGACCTCGGCGTGCGCAACATCCGGCTCATGACGAACAATCCCCGCAAGGTGGTGGGTCTGGAGGGCCACAAGCTCCACATCGTGGAGCAGTGCCCCATCCGCCTCGAGCCGAACGAGCACAACGCGAAGTACCTCGAGACTAAGCGGACGAAGATGGGTCACGACCTGTGA